From the Bacteriovorax sp. Seq25_V genome, one window contains:
- a CDS encoding DUF2232 domain-containing protein, with the protein MVLEKNTYSGSTQNSQKRVIGQLSFIKLILLCLVSFVLCAVGPLVIFSPIPLAMAFLMYGFVQTFSVALVAIFASMALALTVPAMAELSIYSVIMVIVTIVGFMVSTIVVRGEHPVKGFILRGLVSLSVIGLLVFAANVISPEPLTASFEKQIVEYTNGVKSTENYQAVLKNGGDEARQIEQFMSNPLELIRQFYNWIFSLVFVFVFFVLWLSTFTVMRNKSLWHRMHNYKYGLSDFVKFKVPDFVVYFVIIGFGLFVGSDFLGGETAEIIGGNILLGLGVLYFFQGMGIYVDLLRYLRIFGLLRNLLTIMTIFYGYQFVAIAGLFDTWVNFRKYFKKK; encoded by the coding sequence ATGGTTTTAGAGAAAAACACATATTCAGGATCAACGCAAAATTCTCAAAAGAGAGTTATCGGGCAGCTTAGTTTTATTAAGCTTATCCTTCTGTGTCTTGTTTCCTTTGTACTGTGTGCAGTAGGTCCATTAGTGATCTTTTCTCCGATTCCACTTGCTATGGCATTTTTAATGTATGGCTTTGTACAAACTTTCTCTGTCGCTCTAGTTGCAATTTTTGCAAGTATGGCTTTGGCTTTGACTGTTCCTGCAATGGCTGAGCTCTCTATCTATAGTGTCATCATGGTCATCGTAACAATCGTTGGTTTCATGGTTTCTACAATAGTTGTAAGAGGAGAGCATCCTGTAAAAGGTTTTATTCTCCGTGGTCTCGTTTCTTTAAGTGTTATTGGACTTTTAGTTTTTGCGGCTAATGTTATTTCGCCTGAGCCGTTAACGGCTTCATTCGAAAAACAAATCGTAGAATATACAAATGGGGTAAAAAGCACTGAGAATTATCAGGCAGTACTTAAAAATGGTGGTGATGAAGCAAGACAAATTGAGCAATTTATGTCGAATCCACTTGAGTTGATAAGACAGTTTTATAACTGGATTTTCTCTCTAGTATTCGTTTTTGTTTTCTTTGTTCTTTGGTTATCAACTTTTACAGTTATGAGAAATAAGTCTTTATGGCATAGAATGCATAACTATAAATATGGATTAAGTGATTTTGTTAAGTTTAAAGTACCTGACTTTGTAGTCTATTTCGTAATAATAGGTTTTGGCCTATTTGTGGGATCTGACTTTTTAGGTGGTGAAACTGCAGAAATTATCGGTGGAAATATTTTACTTGGGTTAGGAGTTTTATACTTCTTCCAGGGAATGGGAATATATGTAGATCTTTTAAGATATCTTAGAATCTTCGGACTTCTTAGAAATCTTTTGACTATTATGACAATTTTTTACGGTTACCAATTCGTTGCTATCGCTGGCCTATTTGATACTTGGGTCAACTTTAGAAAATACTTCAAAAAGAAATGA
- the rplI gene encoding 50S ribosomal protein L9: MKVILKEKVKTLGNVGQTVNVSAGHARNFLIPNGLAVLADESNKAQTEHMSKILAAKVAEEKKVAQDLAKKVDGVAIEMIKRVGNGGKLFGSVTTQDLTAELSKLGYDVERKALTLDKPIKGLGVYNVKAKLFKEVEANFTVTVKMDPAQEEENKKKAEELAAQKQALAAIAAAEAEENPTGEVKELSEEEKLKQEANRILRG; the protein is encoded by the coding sequence ATGAAAGTCATTCTTAAAGAAAAAGTAAAAACTTTAGGAAACGTTGGACAAACTGTTAACGTTTCTGCTGGTCACGCAAGAAACTTCTTAATCCCAAACGGATTAGCAGTTCTAGCTGATGAATCAAATAAAGCTCAAACAGAGCACATGAGCAAAATTCTTGCAGCAAAAGTTGCTGAAGAGAAAAAAGTTGCTCAAGATCTAGCTAAGAAAGTAGATGGTGTTGCTATTGAAATGATCAAGAGAGTTGGAAACGGTGGGAAACTATTCGGTTCTGTAACTACTCAAGATTTAACTGCAGAACTTTCTAAACTTGGTTACGATGTTGAAAGAAAAGCATTAACACTTGATAAGCCAATCAAAGGATTAGGCGTTTACAATGTTAAAGCTAAACTTTTCAAAGAAGTTGAAGCTAACTTTACTGTAACTGTAAAGATGGATCCAGCTCAAGAAGAAGAAAACAAGAAAAAAGCTGAAGAGCTAGCTGCTCAGAAGCAAGCTCTTGCTGCAATTGCTGCTGCTGAAGCTGAAGAGAATCCAACTGGTGAAGTTAAGGAACTTTCTGAAGAAGAAAAACTTAAGCAAGAAGCAAACAGAATTCTTAGAGGTTAA
- the dnaB gene encoding replicative DNA helicase: MSNQHPQIKELPHDLLAEKSLLSCLLLDSQAFDEISDLKLDGSEFYHPKYGVVYDAIKDMAHSRRPIDYVTLCSYLTSRGKLEELGGQAFILEITEDQVSSVNIRHYAQLVKDKASLREIVRTARRVADMGLTFSGDAADFIQEVESSFFKLTNEAKTGALTKLNVCLKENIKELEDTSRRPGEIQGIPTGYNSLDELLLGMQPGQLIILAARPAMGKTALALNVAQNACDYSKLPVAIFSLEMMKKELSMRLLTQRAKVDAKKIRQKNFDDTDLRKIGMGIQALSDLPIYIDDNGSITLLDIQSQCRKIKAEQGLALIVIDYLQLMNSHNKTLSREQQISEISRGLKSMAKELDCPVIALSQLNRSVESRPNKRPNVSDLRESGAIEQDADIVMFVYRDEYYNPDTKEPGIAEVIVGKNRAGSVGTAKMAFVGAHTSFENVAYDDSRAPAN, translated from the coding sequence ATGTCTAATCAACACCCACAGATAAAAGAACTTCCACATGACCTTTTGGCAGAGAAATCACTTCTCTCATGTCTTCTATTAGATAGTCAGGCATTTGATGAGATTAGTGATTTAAAACTTGATGGCTCTGAGTTCTATCATCCAAAATATGGTGTTGTTTACGATGCTATCAAAGACATGGCGCACTCGAGAAGACCAATCGATTACGTTACTCTTTGCTCTTACTTAACTTCTCGAGGAAAACTTGAAGAGTTAGGTGGACAAGCATTCATTCTTGAGATTACAGAAGATCAAGTTTCAAGTGTTAATATTAGACACTATGCTCAGCTTGTAAAAGATAAAGCTTCTCTTAGAGAGATTGTAAGAACAGCAAGAAGAGTTGCTGATATGGGACTTACTTTTTCTGGTGATGCAGCTGACTTCATTCAAGAGGTCGAATCAAGTTTTTTTAAATTAACAAATGAAGCGAAGACAGGTGCACTTACAAAATTAAATGTCTGTCTTAAAGAAAATATAAAAGAACTCGAGGATACTTCGAGAAGACCTGGTGAGATTCAAGGTATTCCAACTGGCTATAACAGTCTTGATGAATTACTGCTCGGTATGCAGCCTGGTCAGCTAATTATTCTTGCTGCTCGTCCGGCGATGGGGAAAACTGCATTGGCACTAAACGTTGCTCAAAATGCATGTGACTACTCTAAACTTCCTGTTGCGATATTCTCTCTAGAGATGATGAAGAAGGAGCTCTCTATGAGACTTCTGACTCAAAGAGCGAAGGTTGATGCGAAGAAAATACGTCAAAAGAATTTTGATGACACAGATCTTCGAAAAATCGGAATGGGAATTCAGGCCCTATCTGATCTTCCGATCTATATTGATGATAATGGTAGTATTACACTTTTGGATATTCAGTCTCAGTGTCGTAAAATTAAGGCCGAACAAGGTTTAGCTCTAATTGTAATCGACTACCTTCAGCTGATGAACTCACACAATAAGACTCTCTCTCGTGAACAACAGATCTCGGAAATTTCTAGGGGATTAAAGTCGATGGCCAAGGAATTAGATTGTCCTGTAATCGCACTATCTCAGCTTAATCGTTCCGTAGAATCTCGTCCTAACAAAAGACCAAACGTTTCCGATCTTCGTGAGTCTGGAGCGATTGAGCAGGATGCCGATATTGTTATGTTCGTGTATCGTGATGAGTATTATAACCCAGATACTAAAGAGCCTGGGATTGCTGAAGTTATCGTAGGTAAGAACAGAGCTGGTTCTGTTGGTACAGCGAAGATGGCCTTTGTTGGTGCTCACACAAGCTTTGAGAACGTTGCTTATGATGACAGTAGAGCACCTGCTAACTAA
- a CDS encoding chorismate-binding protein, translating into MMTVEHLLTKTHATFYKNGKNILCHDLDEGYRYTTKKIINLKTGEESCFDFSELEKLLSEINIQKSFEKPIVVNLYYELGLLLELNEVLDQEIVLCDFLKFKATKELPVSVNLKNVNFSFKNKISSEEYHRCFNEVYQNLLDGNCYQLNLTKVFDVAFDCSIEELYQNFLSAKNRSSFAHSIFIENMNSLILSNSPECLFEIKEEELYTRPIKGTLSDKLDVKLLTEDEKNNSELSIITDLLRNDLSRIGNYFSEVVSLKEVFHVPGLIHQFSEIKVKLEESVSLLRIIQALFPGGSITGAPKKRVLKLINVIESQTRGAYTGSTIILFGKMKSCSINIRTANVDIKKSVLQYGAGGGITLLSKCDEEYDEMISKVESFFTLFKC; encoded by the coding sequence ATGATGACAGTAGAGCACCTGCTAACTAAAACCCACGCTACATTTTATAAAAATGGTAAGAATATCCTTTGTCATGATCTTGATGAAGGATATCGCTACACCACGAAGAAGATTATCAATCTTAAAACAGGTGAGGAGTCATGTTTTGACTTCTCAGAACTTGAAAAACTTTTATCCGAAATAAATATTCAAAAATCTTTTGAGAAGCCGATTGTTGTGAATCTCTATTACGAATTAGGCTTATTATTAGAACTTAACGAAGTTCTTGATCAAGAAATTGTTCTTTGCGACTTTCTCAAATTTAAGGCGACTAAAGAGCTTCCGGTTTCAGTTAATTTAAAGAATGTGAACTTTAGTTTTAAGAATAAAATATCGTCAGAGGAGTATCACAGATGCTTTAATGAAGTTTATCAAAATCTATTAGATGGTAATTGTTATCAGTTAAATCTTACAAAGGTTTTTGATGTTGCTTTTGATTGTTCCATCGAAGAACTTTATCAAAACTTTCTTTCTGCTAAGAATAGGTCGTCGTTTGCCCATAGTATATTTATTGAAAATATGAACTCTCTGATTCTGAGTAATTCCCCGGAGTGTCTATTTGAAATAAAAGAAGAGGAGTTATACACTCGACCAATTAAAGGAACTCTTAGTGATAAGCTTGATGTAAAACTTTTAACAGAGGATGAGAAGAATAATAGTGAACTATCTATCATTACTGATCTTCTGCGAAATGATCTTTCTCGTATAGGAAACTACTTCAGTGAAGTGGTCTCACTAAAAGAAGTCTTTCATGTCCCTGGTCTTATTCATCAATTCTCTGAGATTAAAGTAAAGCTCGAAGAGTCAGTATCTCTTTTAAGAATTATTCAAGCACTCTTTCCTGGTGGAAGTATCACAGGTGCACCTAAGAAACGAGTTTTGAAATTAATTAATGTAATCGAATCACAAACACGTGGAGCTTACACGGGCTCAACGATCATTCTTTTTGGTAAAATGAAATCTTGTTCAATCAACATACGCACAGCAAATGTTGATATTAAAAAATCAGTCCTTCAATACGGAGCGGGTGGGGGAATAACTCTGCTAAGTAAGTGTGATGAAGAGTACGATGAAATGATTTCAAAAGTTGAAAGCTTCTTTACACTGTTTAAGTGTTAA
- a CDS encoding motility protein A: MDISTVIGLVVAMVAIIGSILAGGSLMIFVDVPSVLVVGLGLIGTTFIKWPMESVKSIVQIGLKSIFATPADAKQVILKIKDLAELARRESVFALEKAEIDDPFMKKAMTLAADNRPPEVIAAILQMDIDSMEARHTTGADIFGGMAEDGPAMGMIGTLIGLVQMLQNLSDPSAIGPAMAVALLTTFYGAIIANVFCNPIKNKIKFRSADELTAMNIVVAGTLGIVAGENPRMIIEKLSSFLPPAERNIGEEGGGE, encoded by the coding sequence ATGGATATATCTACGGTCATTGGATTAGTCGTTGCGATGGTTGCGATCATAGGATCAATTCTTGCGGGGGGGTCACTCATGATCTTCGTCGACGTTCCTTCTGTACTCGTTGTAGGTCTTGGGTTAATTGGTACAACATTTATTAAGTGGCCAATGGAATCGGTAAAATCAATTGTTCAGATTGGACTAAAATCAATATTTGCAACACCTGCAGATGCGAAACAAGTAATTTTAAAAATTAAAGACCTTGCAGAACTTGCGAGAAGAGAATCAGTTTTTGCTCTTGAAAAGGCTGAGATTGATGATCCGTTTATGAAGAAGGCGATGACACTAGCAGCGGATAACAGACCGCCAGAAGTTATTGCAGCAATCCTTCAAATGGATATCGATTCAATGGAAGCTAGGCATACAACTGGTGCAGATATATTTGGTGGTATGGCAGAAGATGGTCCAGCGATGGGAATGATCGGGACCCTGATTGGTCTGGTACAGATGTTACAGAACTTATCTGATCCATCTGCGATTGGTCCTGCCATGGCCGTTGCCCTTTTAACGACGTTTTACGGTGCGATTATTGCCAACGTATTTTGTAATCCAATTAAGAATAAAATCAAGTTTAGATCAGCGGATGAACTAACAGCGATGAATATTGTCGTAGCCGGAACGCTAGGTATTGTAGCAGGTGAGAACCCAAGAATGATTATTGAAAAGTTAAGCTCATTCTTACCACCAGCTGAAAGAAATATCGGTGAAGAAGGCGGCGGAGAATAA
- a CDS encoding flagellar motor protein MotB, with product MAEEGENLGGGGGGDDGGPPAETKCPPCPPGLPGWMATFSDLVTLLLTFFVLLLSFAKTETAKYEAALGSIRDAFGGNVLKQGEVIQRGKSPDNFPTMMESQTPIQPFPIEFLTMEGILDKHEINRESDEVLKQMKYDLKEYDLTESVDMYEQPEGVKVRVKDKIYFKLGSIEIEDTKVAVPVYARLIKLLSDTKWKVFVVGHAARGEVAIDGKSDAYELSAARAMAVSRSLIRRGVSPDKITTVFYGDTQTTNIPGRSRSEIDAENRRVEFILRKTDLQNDGHKVDSH from the coding sequence ATGGCAGAAGAAGGCGAAAATTTAGGCGGCGGTGGCGGTGGAGACGATGGTGGTCCTCCAGCGGAAACGAAATGTCCTCCTTGTCCTCCTGGGCTTCCGGGTTGGATGGCGACGTTCTCGGATCTCGTTACGCTTCTACTAACATTCTTCGTTCTCTTACTTTCATTTGCTAAGACTGAAACAGCAAAGTACGAAGCAGCTCTTGGTTCTATTCGTGATGCTTTTGGTGGAAACGTTTTAAAGCAAGGTGAAGTTATCCAGCGAGGAAAGTCTCCTGATAATTTTCCAACGATGATGGAATCTCAAACTCCAATTCAACCTTTTCCAATTGAATTTCTTACAATGGAAGGAATTCTTGATAAGCATGAGATCAATAGAGAGTCTGACGAAGTTCTTAAACAGATGAAATACGATCTCAAAGAGTACGATCTGACAGAATCAGTTGATATGTATGAGCAGCCAGAAGGTGTGAAGGTACGTGTAAAAGATAAGATTTACTTCAAGCTTGGAAGTATCGAAATTGAAGATACAAAAGTTGCAGTACCTGTTTATGCACGTCTAATTAAACTTCTTAGTGATACTAAGTGGAAAGTTTTTGTCGTTGGACATGCTGCTCGTGGTGAAGTTGCAATAGATGGCAAGAGTGATGCGTACGAGTTATCTGCAGCAAGAGCAATGGCCGTTTCAAGATCTCTTATTAGAAGAGGTGTCTCGCCTGATAAGATTACAACAGTCTTTTATGGTGATACTCAGACAACAAATATTCCTGGACGTTCAAGGTCTGAAATTGATGCCGAGAATAGAAGAGTTGAATTTATTTTAAGAAAAACTGATTTGCAAAATGATGGGCATAAAGTAGATTCTCATTAA
- a CDS encoding RluA family pseudouridine synthase, whose translation MKPLTKFCSINSYHSIKELLNQELHFSAALLKKHLPKKFLEKSVRAQDEIELPLDLVNNNFINPRYEGNEIQVIFEDQDFIVLNKPAGIHGHALEYSEDITVLNFLRSYKNLKFLAGKSDNSERGLLYRLDFETSGVLIFVKDESLHRELRENFSSLMKEKTYLALIEGKLEIDREVRNYLQGSSSKGAVVKEDLSGQLCIAHMKTVKVIGDKTLVEVNLQTGFRHQIRVQLALLGHPIVGDSLYGAQSASRMFLHALKYSLECRGEKRTFYALEDKLFCDFLNTDSLLEVSR comes from the coding sequence ATGAAGCCTCTAACTAAGTTTTGTTCAATAAATTCATATCATTCAATAAAGGAGCTCCTAAATCAGGAGCTTCATTTTTCTGCTGCTTTATTAAAAAAACATTTACCAAAGAAGTTTCTAGAAAAGTCTGTTCGGGCTCAGGACGAAATAGAGCTTCCTCTTGATCTTGTGAATAATAATTTTATCAACCCAAGATATGAAGGTAACGAAATTCAAGTTATATTTGAAGATCAAGACTTCATCGTTCTTAACAAGCCTGCCGGGATACATGGTCACGCACTTGAATATAGTGAAGATATAACTGTTTTAAATTTTCTCCGTTCATATAAAAATTTAAAATTCCTTGCTGGGAAAAGTGATAATAGCGAAAGGGGATTACTGTATCGCTTGGATTTTGAAACGAGCGGGGTTTTGATTTTTGTAAAAGATGAATCTCTACACAGAGAGCTTCGTGAGAATTTCTCATCGCTGATGAAAGAAAAAACCTACCTTGCACTAATCGAAGGTAAGCTTGAAATTGATCGTGAAGTTAGAAACTATCTTCAAGGAAGCTCAAGCAAAGGTGCGGTTGTCAAAGAAGATTTGAGCGGACAACTTTGTATCGCTCATATGAAGACTGTTAAAGTTATTGGAGATAAAACCCTTGTTGAGGTAAATCTGCAAACTGGATTTAGGCATCAAATAAGAGTACAACTAGCACTACTTGGACATCCTATTGTTGGAGATTCTCTTTACGGCGCACAAAGCGCAAGCCGTATGTTTCTACATGCTCTAAAATATTCCTTAGAATGTCGTGGAGAGAAGAGAACTTTCTACGCGTTAGAAGATAAACTATTTTGTGACTTCTTGAACACGGATAGTTTGTTGGAAGTGTCTCGATAA
- a CDS encoding WYL domain-containing protein, giving the protein MTNNCAEVSDVFWNTLFHLEELRVPTKLSEFLNEHDIERDTFFIFLEQAHYFGLIVNLQEEAEGYKILPLSWHKEFGDQIIQKSFYRELAADLQNCIETNRICNLSYKNDTEMEIRPWRLLFLDNSLTLIGEDIKTKRLLTIEMDEISEMEVRGDDYKSFFSRLEVEDFINAMRLVAGSDERLVIKIQYGSEIQMPSELIFLGNPYTTTNQYGDVIWAASVEKSDYLYEWLFSIRDKIDILDPTSIKDEFEYFCSMRNAA; this is encoded by the coding sequence ATGACAAACAATTGCGCTGAAGTCAGTGACGTATTCTGGAACACTCTTTTTCATCTGGAAGAGCTAAGGGTCCCAACGAAACTAAGTGAATTTTTAAACGAACATGATATTGAAAGAGACACTTTCTTTATCTTCCTTGAGCAAGCACACTATTTTGGACTAATCGTAAATCTCCAAGAAGAAGCTGAAGGATATAAAATCCTTCCTCTATCTTGGCATAAAGAGTTTGGCGATCAAATAATTCAAAAAAGCTTTTACCGAGAACTTGCTGCTGATCTACAAAATTGTATTGAGACAAATCGTATTTGTAACTTGAGCTATAAGAATGATACAGAGATGGAAATTAGGCCCTGGAGGCTTTTGTTTCTTGATAATTCCCTAACTCTTATTGGTGAAGATATAAAGACAAAGCGTCTGCTTACGATTGAGATGGATGAGATTAGTGAGATGGAAGTAAGAGGGGATGATTACAAATCCTTCTTTTCAAGACTTGAAGTCGAAGATTTTATCAATGCCATGCGATTAGTCGCGGGAAGTGATGAAAGGCTAGTTATTAAAATACAATATGGAAGTGAGATTCAAATGCCAAGTGAGTTGATCTTTCTTGGAAATCCATACACAACAACAAATCAGTATGGTGATGTCATCTGGGCCGCCTCTGTAGAGAAGTCAGATTATCTTTACGAATGGTTATTTTCTATTCGAGATAAGATTGATATTCTTGATCCCACAAGTATCAAAGATGAATTTGAATACTTTTGCAGTATGAGAAATGCTGCTTAA
- a CDS encoding septation protein IspZ, which translates to MTNQNEKNANKGMEISKSFYLLSFLPAIAYWYLEENYSIKIAVIGGMGLACIEILLELFFVRHVHSLSKLNFVLLFILGPISLIGEDGLWFKLQPMFTGIILYLYLFIQGLRGESLMWTMSKDMNMKMKVPKEVLLVLERHMAFFLLLFGLFMGVLAKYYSTSIWAFFKTIGFYICFGIFMIAEMFYFRFVISKRFTSSLVDHHKDKNQ; encoded by the coding sequence GTGACAAATCAAAATGAAAAAAATGCGAATAAGGGGATGGAAATTTCAAAAAGTTTCTATCTCCTTTCTTTTTTGCCTGCGATTGCGTACTGGTATCTTGAGGAAAATTACTCCATAAAGATTGCTGTTATTGGAGGAATGGGATTAGCTTGTATCGAGATCTTACTCGAGCTTTTCTTTGTAAGACATGTTCATTCACTGAGTAAACTAAATTTTGTTCTCTTATTTATTCTTGGACCTATATCCTTAATTGGGGAAGATGGATTGTGGTTTAAGTTACAACCAATGTTTACAGGAATAATTCTCTATCTCTATCTTTTTATTCAAGGCCTTCGTGGAGAGAGCTTGATGTGGACGATGTCTAAAGATATGAATATGAAAATGAAAGTACCAAAAGAAGTTCTACTCGTATTAGAAAGGCATATGGCGTTCTTTTTACTTTTGTTCGGACTCTTTATGGGAGTTCTTGCCAAGTATTACTCAACTTCAATATGGGCATTTTTTAAAACAATAGGTTTCTATATCTGTTTTGGCATCTTTATGATTGCAGAGATGTTCTACTTCCGTTTTGTTATATCAAAACGATTTACATCAAGTCTGGTCGATCACCACAAGGATAAGAACCAATAA
- the pheA gene encoding prephenate dehydratase — MKIAFQGTKGSYSEEALYKYFGKENIIPTGLALSEDVCEALDQKEVAAAILPIENSIVGNVDVNMDLIFKYHFYAIGELYLPIKHCLLATKGTKLENLKKVYSHPIALAQCHDFLKRHGIQAIPEYDTAGAAKLLSESNDHETGTISSRLCSEYYGLDIISDDVQKVKNNLTRFLVFVKENERPTVVGNIKTSIAFCTKHHPGALLGCLQEFSNNNINLTKLESRPIPENPFMYIFYIDFMGSLDDQNTKTCLKNLEEHATSIKIIGSYPCGDRPDLM; from the coding sequence TTGAAAATTGCATTTCAAGGTACTAAAGGTTCATATTCAGAAGAAGCTCTCTATAAATACTTCGGCAAAGAAAATATAATCCCAACAGGTTTAGCACTTAGTGAAGACGTTTGTGAAGCGCTTGATCAAAAAGAAGTCGCAGCCGCGATTCTCCCGATTGAAAATAGTATCGTTGGAAATGTCGATGTCAATATGGACTTGATTTTCAAGTATCACTTCTACGCAATTGGGGAACTCTATCTCCCAATTAAGCATTGTCTACTTGCAACTAAGGGAACAAAACTAGAGAATCTTAAAAAAGTATACTCTCACCCAATAGCCCTTGCCCAGTGCCATGACTTCTTAAAAAGACATGGGATCCAAGCAATCCCTGAATACGACACGGCTGGAGCAGCTAAATTACTAAGTGAATCAAACGACCATGAGACAGGAACTATCAGCTCTCGTCTATGCTCTGAGTATTATGGACTTGATATTATTTCTGACGATGTACAGAAAGTAAAAAATAACCTTACTCGCTTTCTAGTTTTCGTGAAGGAAAATGAAAGACCGACAGTAGTTGGCAACATAAAAACAAGTATTGCATTTTGTACCAAACACCACCCGGGGGCACTTCTTGGCTGCCTACAAGAGTTTTCAAATAATAATATTAACCTTACGAAGCTTGAATCAAGACCAATTCCAGAAAACCCATTTATGTATATTTTCTATATCGATTTCATGGGAAGTCTCGATGACCAAAACACAAAGACTTGCTTAAAGAATCTTGAAGAACATGCAACAAGTATTAAAATTATTGGTTCTTATCCTTGTGGTGATCGACCAGACTTGATGTAA
- a CDS encoding prephenate dehydrogenase/arogenate dehydrogenase family protein, with protein MKIGIIGFGRLGKLITRYLAQDFDVLVYDLVDHTDEIKKLRATASTLKEVCECDAIIPFVPISAFESCIKEISPLLKDGALVIDVCSVKEIPVEIMQKNLPQSVQILATHPMFGPDSAKDTVFGSKIVISKIRINDDLYDKISSYLKTNGLKVVEVTPEEHDRQIAKSLNLAHLIGRVLIDFESTPQEIDTKGYRRLLKILETVENDSWQLFQDMNKYNRFAKETTEGFKDCLNKVLQRLED; from the coding sequence ATGAAAATTGGAATCATTGGTTTTGGACGATTAGGAAAACTTATCACACGATATCTTGCTCAAGACTTTGATGTTCTTGTATATGACCTAGTTGATCATACTGATGAAATAAAAAAACTCAGGGCCACTGCTTCCACACTCAAAGAGGTATGCGAGTGTGATGCAATAATTCCATTTGTTCCAATTAGCGCTTTTGAAAGCTGTATTAAAGAAATTTCACCACTTTTAAAAGATGGTGCTCTTGTTATTGACGTTTGTTCAGTTAAAGAAATCCCTGTTGAGATCATGCAAAAAAATCTTCCACAATCTGTTCAAATATTGGCAACCCACCCTATGTTTGGTCCAGATTCTGCAAAAGATACTGTCTTTGGTTCAAAGATCGTTATTTCTAAAATCAGAATTAATGACGATCTGTACGACAAGATTAGTTCATACTTAAAAACAAATGGTCTTAAGGTTGTCGAGGTAACACCCGAAGAGCATGATAGACAAATAGCTAAGTCCCTTAACCTCGCCCACCTAATTGGTCGCGTACTTATTGACTTTGAATCAACACCACAAGAAATCGATACAAAAGGTTATCGAAGATTACTTAAAATCTTAGAGACAGTTGAAAACGATTCATGGCAATTATTTCAAGATATGAATAAGTACAATCGTTTTGCAAAAGAGACGACTGAAGGTTTCAAAGACTGCTTAAATAAAGTATTACAAAGGTTAGAAGATTGA